In Kitasatospora gansuensis, a genomic segment contains:
- a CDS encoding DUF11 domain-containing protein, which produces MPLVSAILVLAMSLPNSASATDHTNPPAPEAAPLSVTVHRDAATVAEGDKVTYRIEVDNRSSTDYPAASLTQLMPSGMRPLAIDENGVAANGGVEWTAHLAPHSVIQRTLTVEVGNRQQVEHAQIVHVVQPSRAPKSDGARFTTTACIRPEAAAALTCGSDVAAWKSPDHGHGLLWGGTAAALLSACAGFLAWRRWGRKRTGPAIRTGN; this is translated from the coding sequence ATGCCTCTGGTGTCGGCGATCCTCGTACTCGCAATGAGCCTGCCGAACAGCGCGTCAGCTACCGACCACACCAACCCGCCGGCCCCGGAGGCCGCCCCACTCAGCGTCACGGTCCACCGCGACGCCGCCACCGTGGCCGAAGGCGACAAGGTCACCTACCGGATCGAGGTCGACAACCGCTCCTCGACCGACTACCCGGCGGCTTCGCTCACCCAGCTGATGCCGAGCGGCATGCGGCCGCTCGCCATCGACGAGAACGGTGTGGCCGCGAACGGCGGGGTCGAATGGACCGCGCACCTGGCCCCGCACTCCGTGATCCAGCGCACCCTCACCGTCGAGGTCGGCAACAGGCAGCAGGTCGAGCACGCGCAGATCGTCCACGTCGTCCAGCCCAGCCGGGCCCCGAAGTCGGACGGTGCGCGGTTCACCACGACGGCGTGCATCCGGCCCGAGGCCGCCGCCGCGCTGACCTGCGGATCCGACGTCGCGGCCTGGAAGAGCCCCGACCACGGGCACGGGCTGCTGTGGGGCGGCACGGCAGCCGCCCTGCTCAGCGCCTGCGCCGGCTTCCTGGCCTGGCGCAGGTGGGGACGCAAGCGCACCGGACCGGCGATCAGGACCGGCAACTGA
- a CDS encoding amidase: protein MEWNFQTAETLAAALRAGEVTSAELTDAAIAGIERDDKAINAICVPDFDRARAAARDADRARARGEDRPLLGIPVTVKESYNIAGLPTTWGIPLHRNHLPAEDAVQVSRLKAAGAVVLGKTNVPLGLQDVQTFNEIYGTTNNPWDHARTSGGSSGGSAAALASGFGALSIGSDLAGSLRTPAHFCGVYAHKPTLGLVASRGMVAPLAPVLPTDLDLAVVGPMARSARDLALLLDVMAGPDPLTHGVAYDLRLPPARHEELRDFRVLVIEDHPLIATGSAVRAGVNRVADALADGGARVERYSALLPDLSEAARLYMQLLVSGSVARFPVEAREQVQSRVAELSEDDRSLDAARLRGMVLSHSDWVEVNGRRELHRHGWRQLFAEFDVVVCPVTPTPAFPHDHRPSPMERLIDVDGVTYPYFDQLVWAGLATMPGLPATAVPAGRSPEGLPVGVQLIGPMFEDRTPLRLAELLEQRIGGFQAPE from the coding sequence ATGGAGTGGAACTTTCAAACAGCCGAAACCCTCGCCGCTGCTCTGCGTGCCGGTGAGGTGACCTCGGCGGAACTGACCGACGCGGCGATCGCCGGTATCGAGCGGGACGACAAGGCGATCAACGCGATCTGCGTACCGGACTTCGACCGTGCCCGGGCCGCCGCGCGCGATGCCGACCGGGCGCGTGCCCGTGGTGAGGACCGGCCGCTGCTCGGCATTCCGGTGACGGTCAAGGAGTCGTACAACATCGCCGGGCTGCCCACGACTTGGGGCATACCGCTGCACCGGAACCACCTGCCCGCCGAGGACGCGGTGCAGGTGTCGCGACTCAAGGCCGCGGGCGCGGTGGTGCTCGGCAAGACCAACGTGCCCCTGGGACTGCAGGACGTGCAGACCTTCAACGAGATCTACGGCACCACCAACAACCCGTGGGACCACGCTCGCACGTCGGGTGGATCCTCCGGCGGGTCGGCGGCGGCCCTGGCGTCCGGATTCGGTGCGCTGTCCATCGGCTCCGACCTCGCCGGCTCGCTGCGCACCCCCGCACATTTCTGCGGGGTCTACGCACACAAACCGACCCTCGGGCTGGTGGCGAGTCGCGGCATGGTCGCACCGCTCGCGCCGGTGCTGCCGACCGACCTCGACCTCGCCGTCGTCGGTCCGATGGCGCGCAGCGCCCGCGACCTCGCGCTCCTGCTCGACGTCATGGCCGGACCCGACCCGCTGACGCACGGTGTGGCCTACGACCTGCGGCTGCCGCCCGCGCGTCACGAGGAGCTCCGCGACTTCAGGGTCCTGGTCATCGAGGACCATCCGCTCATCGCGACCGGATCCGCCGTGCGGGCGGGCGTCAACCGTGTGGCCGACGCGCTGGCCGACGGCGGAGCGCGCGTCGAACGGTACAGCGCGCTGCTCCCCGACCTGAGCGAAGCCGCGAGGCTCTACATGCAGTTGCTCGTGTCGGGCTCCGTCGCACGCTTTCCCGTCGAAGCGCGCGAGCAGGTGCAGTCACGGGTGGCCGAGCTGAGCGAGGACGACCGGAGTCTCGACGCGGCGCGGCTGCGCGGCATGGTGCTCAGCCACAGCGACTGGGTTGAGGTGAACGGCCGTCGCGAGCTCCACCGCCACGGCTGGCGGCAGCTCTTCGCCGAGTTCGACGTCGTGGTGTGCCCCGTCACCCCCACTCCGGCGTTCCCGCACGACCACCGTCCCAGTCCGATGGAACGCCTGATCGACGTCGACGGTGTCACGTACCCGTACTTCGACCAGCTCGTCTGGGCCGGTCTGGCCACCATGCCCGGCCTGCCAGCCACCGCCGTACCGGCCGGCCGGTCCCCGGAGGGTCTGCCGGTGGGCGTGCAGCTCATCGGCCCGATGTTCGAGGACCGCACCCCGCTGCGGCTGGCCGAACTGCTCGAGCAGCGGATCGGCGGCTTCCAGGCGCCGGAGTAG
- a CDS encoding poly-gamma-glutamate hydrolase family protein, translated as MTTRRAVLTSLAAAAAGLPLLNDLAGHGSRAAAEGSVVSGLPERYSSNTDLYASTEHLEGQHWVRRYRRHEAVDNLKASSPEMSLTSVVAPHGGVIERGTSELCLAIAGYQPILPGIVTEAEPNPPLPQPVGNGVPVRDYWLFEALADIEGNPLHVTSTHCDDPAALAVTGGSRYAVSLHGFSPDKDASGKPIGGAVQVLIGGRDQRLIRNIRGVLESRFTSPDLAPVNVTIAAEGTKINGDEPTNIVNRTYTGAGAQLEISTELRRMMFGDWSTAAKRVGTAGQGVVASYYWNGFVNGVRAAIDRHERGLDWAVVTVPYGG; from the coding sequence GTGACCACCAGACGCGCTGTTCTCACCAGCCTCGCAGCGGCCGCCGCCGGTCTGCCGCTGCTCAACGACCTCGCCGGGCACGGCAGTCGAGCCGCCGCGGAGGGCTCCGTCGTCAGCGGCTTGCCGGAGCGGTACAGCTCCAACACCGACCTCTACGCCTCCACGGAGCACCTGGAAGGCCAGCACTGGGTGCGCCGCTACCGTCGCCACGAGGCGGTGGACAACCTCAAGGCGAGCAGCCCGGAGATGTCGCTCACCTCGGTCGTCGCCCCGCACGGCGGCGTCATCGAGCGGGGCACCAGCGAGCTCTGCCTGGCGATCGCCGGGTACCAGCCGATCCTTCCCGGGATCGTCACCGAGGCGGAGCCGAACCCGCCGCTGCCGCAGCCGGTCGGCAACGGCGTACCGGTGCGGGACTACTGGCTGTTCGAGGCGCTGGCCGACATCGAAGGCAACCCGCTGCACGTGACCTCGACCCACTGCGACGACCCGGCCGCCCTGGCGGTCACCGGTGGCAGCAGGTACGCGGTCTCGCTGCACGGTTTCTCGCCCGACAAGGACGCGAGCGGGAAGCCGATCGGCGGGGCCGTGCAGGTCCTGATCGGCGGCCGCGACCAGCGGCTGATACGCAACATCCGGGGCGTGCTGGAGAGCCGGTTCACCAGCCCGGACCTCGCCCCCGTCAACGTCACCATCGCGGCCGAGGGTACGAAGATCAACGGCGACGAGCCCACCAACATCGTCAACCGCACCTACACCGGCGCGGGTGCCCAGCTGGAGATCTCCACCGAGCTGCGCAGGATGATGTTCGGTGACTGGAGCACCGCGGCGAAGCGCGTGGGCACCGCCGGCCAGGGCGTCGTCGCCTCGTACTACTGGAACGGCTTCGTCAACGGCGTCCGGGCCGCGATCGACCGCCACGAACGCGGCCTCGACTGGGCCGTGGTCACCGTGCCGTACGGCGGCTGA
- a CDS encoding FAD binding domain-containing protein, with the protein MDLNTVLEVRDARRGGAWRPGDAWLGGGTYLFSEPQPHLRRLVDLSRMGWEPLTVTPDGGLEIAATCTIAQLSRFPKPAGWAAAPLFEQCCRAFLASWKIWNMATVGGNLCNSLPAGPMISLAAALDGVCLLRSQSGALRRVPVTDFVTGAGRNVLQRGELLRSVTLPARTLAGRTAFRQASLYGLGRSGVLVIGALDPIDGELTLTVTASTVRPVQLRFALPPNAEALREAVEYAIGPDEYFDDIHGLPAWRRHLTFRIAEGIRRELAEETHR; encoded by the coding sequence GTGGATCTGAACACGGTGCTTGAGGTGCGCGACGCCCGTCGGGGCGGCGCGTGGCGGCCCGGGGACGCCTGGCTGGGCGGCGGTACGTACCTCTTCTCCGAACCGCAGCCCCACCTCCGCCGGCTGGTCGACCTGAGCCGGATGGGCTGGGAGCCGCTGACGGTGACCCCCGACGGGGGTCTGGAGATCGCCGCGACCTGCACGATCGCCCAGCTCTCCCGCTTCCCCAAGCCCGCCGGGTGGGCGGCCGCGCCGCTGTTCGAGCAGTGCTGCCGGGCCTTCCTCGCCTCGTGGAAGATCTGGAACATGGCGACCGTCGGCGGCAACCTGTGCAACTCGCTGCCCGCCGGCCCGATGATCTCGCTGGCCGCCGCCCTGGACGGCGTCTGCCTGCTGCGTTCCCAATCGGGCGCCCTACGCAGGGTCCCGGTCACGGACTTCGTCACCGGTGCCGGACGCAACGTGCTGCAGCGAGGCGAGCTGCTGCGCTCGGTGACCCTGCCGGCCCGGACGCTGGCAGGACGGACGGCGTTCCGGCAGGCCTCGCTGTACGGACTGGGCCGCTCCGGCGTCCTGGTGATCGGCGCGCTCGACCCGATCGACGGCGAGTTGACGCTCACCGTCACCGCCTCGACCGTGCGGCCGGTCCAGCTGCGGTTCGCCCTGCCACCGAACGCCGAGGCGCTGCGCGAGGCGGTCGAGTACGCGATCGGGCCGGACGAGTACTTCGACGACATCCACGGACTGCCCGCCTGGCGACGGCACTTGACGTTCCGTATCGCCGAGGGGATCCGCCGCGAACTGGCCGAGGAGACGCACCGATGA